The stretch of DNA TTTTATTAAATAAATTATAAACTGCAACGGAAAACTAGGTTGTTCGTCTATATATATAGTTAGTAAAAAGGAGGATAATATGTTAAGTGATAAAGAAAAAAAAGATAAAGTTGAAGAATGGTATTCTCAGCATAGTGATGATATTTTCAAATATATTGGTTTAATGCTAAATGATTATCATAAGGCAGAAGATCTCACCCAAGAAACATTTGTAAAATCTTTTATTTATTTTGAGCAGTTTCAATATAATTCATCAGTTAAAACATGGCTTTTTATGATTGCTAGAAACACAACAATAGATTACCTCAGAAAAAATAAAAAATATAAAATTATAGCTGCATTATTATCCAAAAATTTAGAGT from Sutcliffiella cohnii encodes:
- a CDS encoding RNA polymerase sigma factor → MLSDKEKKDKVEEWYSQHSDDIFKYIGLMLNDYHKAEDLTQETFVKSFIYFEQFQYNSSVKTWLFMIARNTTIDYLRKNKKYKIIAALLSKNLESDVINTAEEIIELKEDVSYLYTSIKNLKPAYREVIILRKIKGFSTKETSEILGWTESKVKSTLFRSIKKLEQELNKGGYVYEQKFS